The genomic stretch AATCTCAATTACAGGATGACAAGAAAATGCGCCACATACCTTGTTGTATAATCCACTACCATCTGGGTCTGCAATCGCGACCAGTAGGTCTTGGTTCATGGATTTCAGATATTGGCCAGTTCCAGCGACAGTACCTCCAGTGCCTATGTACACAAGTAAATCAAAAATGTCGTACATCTGACAGTATACGACGGTAGATCGTACCGGCACCTGCAACGAATGCATCGATACGGCCGCTTGTCTGTCTCCAAATTTCTGGGCCGGTTCCGTTGTAATGAGCATAGAAATTACTCTTATTCTGAAAGAATATGTTAGAGTTGGATAGTTCCTGGGCTTGTGAATGAAAGTATCTAACCTCAAATTGATCAGCAAAATATCCTCTAGCCTGGTTGTTATCATTGCTGAGCCCGTTTCCTTGACTCTCCTCAAAATGTACGTGTTGAGGGGGCTCTGCAACCAAAACGGAGGTAGATGGCGATTCAAAGGTATGCGAGATATGTCTGATGTTCATTTCAAGATTTTTCTCATCGATGATGTCAGTTTGTCCATAATTGCTGGCTTGCTGCTTTGCCAGATTCTAATGCACTTCAGCATACAAGGAACGATCATGAAAAAAGCTGGACTTACGACATACTAAAATTCAAGTAAGTACTGTGGTCATGCTTAAAAACGTTTACACGGACCTGTTTTTTGTCGACGATACTGGCAGGCCTGACTTTTTGCACCTCCGCACCCAATGCTTGTAAGGCTTTGACTTTTTCCTCTGCCACATCGTCGGGCATGATGATAGCTAGATAATAGTCATCATTTAGGCAACTATTTTCCCTTGAAgattttgatacaaactcgtttcgTAACCTCTGTGCTCATTTAATATCAAGGTGTATCAAATTAAATAACAACACTTGCCTAGCACGAGCAATAGTGGCTATTGAAATGCCAGTAGATCCAACGGTGCCTTCAAATATACGCGAGCCAGTGTACGGCCTGATGAGGCCTTCCCTCTCTGCATCATTTATCACTGCAGATTGTCTTGTTGAAATGTGTATATGGCTGTTGCAATCAAAACATACTTTGCAATGCTACGCGATCTTTAACGCTTCCACCGATATTCAGAAACTATTATCTCGGGTAAGACGAAACAAGGGTTTACAGAAGTTTATAGAATGTTTACCTCGGCTTTACCCAGAATCTCTATACCGAGAGCATTGCTTAAGGAATTAATTCTGACCAACGGCGTGTTTCCTGTTTAGCAGCAAAAAGATGAACAGTTTACAGCAGTTTTGATAGTATTCAGAGCTACCTATAAGACCTGTGACTCCTTTTACAACCTCATCGCTTCGTAATTCAATCGGACGCGGCGAAAAATTTGGAATGTGTCTATCCTTCCTGCGCTGTTGCCAATAGAATGCGAGAGATGTCGAAGTCAGAGAGAACGAGAAACCAATAAAGACACCAATCAGAAAATGTTTAGTTGCAGATCGAGATGGCCAACGCAGCCACGACAACAGCGATTCTGGGACGATGATAGATGTCCAAGCCATGGCGGTTGTGCTCCACCAAACAAACGCGTCGCCGGATATGTCGCGGCACCGGGCCGATATGTCCGCTCATGCGCGGGACAAAAAGTGACCCCTATTTTGGGTTGCAATCCAACTTTCAACTGTTTATTCGCCACATATCGAGTTCCCAGGAAAAACTGAGTCGGTCGTAGTAGCATCACGACTTGCGCTTGTCATCTTAGGAATGAATGGATCCGAGTGCACTTATCGAAGTCGTTCGCATGGCCCATGTCGGTGACGCGATAGTCTGACTAAAATCATACCATTCGTCACTTGACTTGGGAACTCTGATATAAAGATCCTCTGTCCATGCCAGCGAAAATCAGTGCTCTCATATCATTCAGAAAACGTTTCTTCAGTATGTCCAACATCACCCCCGTCAAAAAGACCTTCTTAGCCGCGCCTTATTTTGCTGTTGTCGGCGCGTCGAAGGATACCACCAAGTATGGAACAAGAGTGAGTCCTCCCCCAGTTTCCTTTCACAAGAGAGCAGCTTATATGGATTGCATAGATTCTCAAATGGTACCAGGCTCGTACATTTAATGTCACGCCAGTTCACCCCGTAGGATTTCGATATCTGATGTGTTGGTGGCCATACCTATTCATCATGTACccaacagaaagaaaaagaattgGAAGGACTGTCTACCATCCCCACTATCGGTGAATTGCCTTCACCAAAGGAGACCAGTATTTCTATTATAACCCCTCCAAAGGTAGGATTCAGCGTGATGCACTCGTTAGCCATCGGTTACTAATGCCTGAATACACAGGTTACCCTCTCAATTTTGCAGCAGGCTAAAGACCTTGAAGTTCCTGCACTTTGGCTCCAACCTGGAGCGGAAGATGATGCCGTTATTGACTATGTCAAGGCGAATGGTCTAGAGGACAAAGTAATCTATGGAGGACCTTGTCTTCTTGTTGAGGGAGATGACATTGCTCGCAGTTTGTTGTAGATATGAAGCAACGTTGTTGTATCGTACTTGTACTTGCAATCTGTTTAATTTCCTCATACTTAACACGTTGGTACAATTCACATGAACGTTGAGTTAAGTGTTGTATGATGAATGGTTTTTCGGAGGCTCATTTCTGTACATGTGTCTGTACCTTGTCTTCTGAACACCACCTTGATTTCCTACGCAGCTCTTGCAATATTACTCTGCTGTTGCTCCGTGCAACAACGGTGGATAAAGGGGATCACATGCGGTCGGGCAGTCATGctaaaaatgaaattgcaGCATCTTCGCAGGCGGCGCTACCTACTTACATCACGGTATAAATTATTCTTTTTAGCACCAGCGGTGACCACTCCGACTCCTTCGTTATGGCCTCATAAAGCTCCATCCACCCGCTTAAAGAGCTTTTGCATTCTCCTTGTCTCCTTTATGACCCACTGCATACAATCTTCTCAATCAAGATGTTAAACCTGTTGCTGCTTCCTCTCTCCCTTTTGACAACCACCGTCGTCGCTCTCGATACTTTTAACACCACTATAACTCGTAGCAACTCTACTATTTCTGCGGCATGGTACACAGGCTGGCATGCGACAGATTTTCCACTATCCAATGTTAGCTGGTCGAAATACACTCACTTAACTTATGCATTTGCGTGAGTCGTGTCTCCGTTGCTTGCGATCATTAATTCAACCTCTAATCGGTTTCTCAAATTCTTAATCTCTCAACGTTTCTACAGTATCACAACCCCAGACGTCAACATCCTCTCTTTGGATTCCTCGGACGTCAAGCTGCTCCCGCAATTTGTTTCCTTGGCTAAACAACATGTGAATTACTCCAACCTCTTCTAAATTTGCTGTGCGAAAATAACCTTTTGTCTTCCAATAGGGTGTGAAAGCCAGCATTTCTATAGGTGGCTGGACCGGTTCCCGCTATTTTTCTTCGAACGTGAGGACAGCCACTAATCGGACAGCGTTCGTAAAAACTGTCACTTCCCTGGCCGAAAAATACAACCTTGATGGTGTGGATTTCGAGTGCGTAGTTTCGTTGTGTATAAATTCGCCGTAGGAACTGATTGATCGCTTAAACAGCTGGGAGTTTCCAGGTATACAGGGTATTGGATGTAACCTTGTTGATCCCAACGACACCAATAACTTCCTTGCTTTCCTCCATGAACTTCGCAACACACCAACGGGGAAGAATCTTATTCTTTCTGCCGCGACTTTCGATACTCCATGGGTGGATTCCACGGGCTTGCCATCGATGAACATCTCTGAATTCAGTCAAGTGTTGGATTATATCGCCATCATGAATTATGATGTTAAGTCCAACGCCTCCGTAGGAGCTGGTCCAAGTTCACCTTTGGACGATTCATGTGCACCTGTTGGGGCGCGCTTTGGCTCTGCTGTCTCAGCGGTCAAAGACTGGACATCTGCAGGGATGCCCGCGCACCAAATTGTCCTCGGTGTACCTGCTTATGGCCATTCGTTTGTTGCTGCCATTCCTTATCTTGGAGGTTCCAATACGACGCTCCAGAACCCACAATTTCTGTATTATCCCCCCTATGCTGTCAATGCGTCACGCCGTGGTGATAGGTGGGACGGTGATGGCGGATTAGACGTCTGCGGTGTTTTGGAAGGCCCTGGTGGCATCTATACTTACTGGGGTTTGATGGAGGAGGGCTTCTTGAACCAAGATGGCTCAGTGAAAGATGGTATTCTATCCCGTTTCGATAATTGCAGTCAAACAGTAAGTCGGTTGAAACTCTACAAGAATTTTGCTTATCCTTCCGAATAGCCTTCCCTGTATAACAAGACAAGTGGTATTTACGTCTCGTATGATAATGCGCAGTCGTTCGCCATCAAAGGCGGTTTCATCCAAGCGGCCGGTTTAAAGGGGTTTGCGATTTGGGAAGCGGGTGGGGACTTCAATGACACTTTACTGGATTCTATTCGTAAGTCCCTGATTTCAACGCAACCCCGACACATTTTTACGAAAAATTAAATGCGTTTAGTGAATGCGACCCAGAATGGCGGGCCAAACTTGGTCTCGTCGTGGAACACGACTCAAGGAGGCAATAATCTGCCTCATTCCTCTGGCTTCTCAGAGCGCCTCGAGGGCGCACAAGCGGTGTGGCATGCCCTGTTGTTCTTGGTGGTCATCGCGCTTTACGCCTCGTAACATAACGTACATTCGGCCATACGAGATCAAGACGGACATGAAGTGGATTTTAGTACCCGTTGCACGGAGGGTGCGTTGAATAGTCAACTTAAACTTCCTGACACATCACAATCATAGCTGTATAACTTTTAAAATACTCGGAGTTGCCGATTAGCTTGCCTCATGGGATGAAATGTTCCTCGATGATATTTATTTTCTTGCATCATTTCTGCCCAAAAGATCGGGGGCTGTTAATAAAATGTCACGGTATCATGTATTTTCAGGCGGCGTCGACTCTGCTCATTTAGGACAACATTGACATAAATTTGGTCTCTTTCACTTGATGCGCCTCTCCTTCAACGTCTACTTCTCTCTCTTGATGATGAGCACATCTCAGCCGGGAGGTGATACATATTCATCGGAGCATCATATCATCATATTTTCTGACCATCTGGATGGTCGGCGCTGATTCATGGATACAAGCTCGTAGATAACCAGCTGACGCGAAAATACAAGCCCTCCATTCTAGAAAGGTAGATGATAAGCTATGTACGGCGGAGCAGCTCCAAAAAACACTCGCTTGAACGGTCGGGGCATGCCGCATCAAAACTACATTAGTTTCTGTGGCGCGCGTGTGGGCAAGGCGTCGTGGCCACGATGCATATCTGTTGGTCCTAAGCGCGTCAAAAGTACTGTGGGCTATGACGCTATAACGTTATACGCCTTCGTATGTGTCCTGACATATCTACTTGGACCTACCAATTGACTTCGTCTGGACGAGCTTTGCTCGACTTCAATATCTTGTGTTACGCGTCGAGGTTGCCAAAATCACATCGATGTTACGGCAGCAATGGAGCATTTTCTCGAATTCCGGCTTCATACAGATCACCTCTTCGTGCGTCCGGGGTTCATAGCCTGCATGCAGAACTACGCCAGTTTGATAAATATGGGCACTCTTGTGTTTTTCTCGAGATATTTACGGACCTTGTCATTAAGCTCGAAAGAGCTAATGTCTCCGAACGCGGGGAAGTGGCACATTCTTGGGACAGGTGTGCAAGTACGACCGGGTAACTTACGAATCTGCGATATGTTCCATGGAACCTGATTCTCCCAAAATGCACGAAAAGGAAGGGTGCTACTGCCTCTGAGTTATTGGGCCATCAGGTACCAGAATACCTCCCCACTGAACCATTTCCCAGCTTCGTTACAAGTTAATCCGAGGTTGCGACGCCCCTCTGACACGATTCGAGAATAGGGCATGCTAATTGCCTCGCCGTAAACATGAGTCTCTGGTGAGGTATAGCCATCAATTCCGTGTCAAGCCAAAATCCATAAGCCATCAATTCTATCTCAGGCCCTCAAATGTGTTATCCGCATTCCTCGCAAACTCGCGTTTTATAACCAGAATATTATTCTTGTTCCTTATCCGCCTATTTCACAAAATTAAAATCCCCCAATCCTAGTAGCCCTCGCTCCATTGTCCGCTTTGCCTACACTAACGCTTGATCCCGAAGCCCGAAAAGGCATGTCGAGATCGCGTCTGTCCTTGTAACATCCTTTGAACTTGCCTGATATAGGATACCCTTTGTTCTGCAATTTTGCAGGTGTGAAAGATACGTCCGACCAGTTGCCCGTTCAACGAGCTCCAGCACAAGTCCTTGCATTCTGCCTCACCCCTTGGCCGTAATTCTGATATAAGAATGGACAGGCATTGTTCCCAATCACATTTTTGACGAAGCGCTCGTTACCGTTGTACGCACTCTTCACCCCTTGCGCATCTCATCGCTCCTTTCTCAAGCGTTGTATGCTTCAATCCATGCACAGATGACATCCGATTCACCATCACCGCAGAACGTGCGGAAACAGGTTTGCCCATCAAGCCCAACAATCACCCCTGCTCAAGCAATTTTGGAGGcatggaaaagagaaacgcgagaaaatcaagaaaagtGGAGAAAGATTGACGCAGAGGTGAAGGCGCGGTATAATACGCCGGCAAGACTACCAGATGCAAAGACAAAGATGTAGCCGTTGCGCGGCGGGCCGTATGTCGGGTAAGCGCGGCTCCTATATTGCTTGCGCATTGTTCTGTCTTACTGACATTTGAGCACCCTACAGCGCGATTGCAAACATATCTGCTCATTATCTTCGACTTCGGAGCAGATATGTCATGCCGACCACTTTTTGAACGTTGTCCACGAGTGTGGTTCCTGTTTCTGACGTTGAAATTATTTATCCCGTCAAAGTTTACTGTAGCAAATCAAAGATTGAAAGAACGAACCTGCTTTCCTGTACATTCTTCTCGGCCCAATATAATACTCACTCCGGAACGGGTTCTTTATCTTGTTCCATCTCGCTGTCATCGTAGTCATTGTCATCCTGATCGtaatcctcttcctcttcctcgagAGCTGCCTCAGCTTCAGCCTGGGCTTGCGCGGCAGATGCAGCACTGGCAATCGCAATTTCCAGAAGCTGGGCCTGTTCGTCAGAAAGACCGTACATAGATAGGGAAGTGTGTGGTGGTTGAGGGATCTCCGGATTCTCTCCCGCCGTTTGAGGCAGGACCAAGTTTTCATCTGAAGTGGGCGCATTGGTTCCCACAGAATTATCAGACGCCTCTCCGAAAGTGCCATTTCCTGAAAGAGGAGAAGTTACAAACGTGGAGGCAGGTATACTCTGTGATTGAGCACGGGCGATAACACTCGCCAAAGTTGCTTGACCTGCTGATGGGTCCATGGGTACTGTCGACGGATGCCCAACAGGGTTTCCCAGAGCATTCCCGACCAGAACCTGGAGGAGACCGTGCAGACCAAGCACGGAGCTTTGGATATGTGCTATGACGGCTGGGTTAATCTCCCCTTCGTCGATGGTCTTGATATCTCGGAAATGGTTCTGAATATTGGAAGTCGACACACCCGACGCCTCGTTAACAACGATCCCATTCCATATTTTGGCCCTTCTTTCCTCCCTCAAAGTGTCctcgccctcttcgccgtCCAACTGGACCTCGATAATGTCTGCCATTAAGCAGATTTCGCTCTTGGGCCCCCGATTTTTTGTCCCTGTTTTATGGCGTTTGATAGCATCTCTTCTAGAAAAAATTTTATGGCAGCCCTCGCACTTCCATGCCTTTTTGTCGTGAAGTTTCAGATGCCGTTTCAGGTCATGGTTTCGAGCAAAAGAGGCGGGACAGACACTGCAACGGTATGGTCGATGTGAAGCATGGCTTCGTTGATGTGCACGTAGAGTGTATAATCGGGAAAAGACTTTGTGGCAACCAACAACGAGGCACGGGTAAACAGCTGTACCAATGTCTGTAGTCGCGGAGTGCTGATTTTGACTCCATGGATAAGAAGCATTTGCGCCAAACGATTGCCCATGTGGGTGAGGGATATTGTCCGGTGAGTGCCCAATTTGGATTCCACTGAGCACACCAATGACCTGAATTAACCCGCCAATTTCTTGTAGTGCATGCATAGTAGGGCCAGCAACAGCTGCAGACGTCACAGCAAACAGGAAGACCTGGTGCAATTGAAGGCGAATAGAAGACACTAAAGCAGGGTCGAGGGCCTGTGAAGGTGAAGTCCCGAGCGCTTGTGAGATGATACGCACGGCTTCCACAACCTGATTCTGAAGGTCAAAATCTGGCATGTACGGACGTTTGAAGGCGTAGGTAGGTTGATAATTTCCGTCATCGAACTCCCGTTTACGTTTTCCTTTGTCTAGTTGGATGGCAGACGCATTAGATTGCTTCAAATTCCCGAATAGGCTTGTGGACCGTGCCAAAGTGACAATAACTTGACTCAACGGTCCTGCAATGCCGCTAGAGATGGTCCCAAGGGTACTACATTGCAACAGGATATCATGAACATTTGGCCCATTAGGTATGGTGGTGGATACAAGGGTGCTTTTGGCAAGTGGGTCATTCTCTACAAGAGTGAGAATAGCTTTCATAGTGGCGACGATAGCCTCCTCTTTACGCGGTAGATGAGAAATAACCTGTGCAGCAGCCGCATGCGAACCCCCACTGGCTGTAGGAATATTTCGCCCTTCAATAGGGATGGGCACAGTTTCAGCCGAAGCAGCATTCTCTGCGGTGACCTTGGTAATATCTGCCCAAAGTTGCTCTCCTAGTCTTCTGGCTATCTCTTGAGCTTCAGCATCGATGTCggcatcatcgtcatcgtcatagtcctcatcgtcatcccaTTCTTCCTCAGGCTGCTCACCCGTGTCCATGTCCGTCGAAATATTGGGGGGTGGCTCTTCCATTAACACCCTGACCCAAGTTTGTAGCAATTATGACTAACCTATTGTCGCGTGCACCCGATACGAATGCGAGGTTGGAAAAGAGAGTAAAGGGCGCCGCCAAATTTTGTGGCCGACTAGTTTGGATGAATGGGAGTCTTGTTTAGGAAGGGGCGGAGTTGTACTTGATTGAATCTAAAGCCGTTGGTTTATCTTATCAGCTTGATTTGTACAAATTTGTGACGCGCCGATCAGTGCACCCTGCAAAGTATTGCCGAATCAAAGTTTTTATAAAAATCGTACACTTGCAGCTGGCAGAGCCTTGAGCACGTTTcgccatccttcttctcgcCAGTGACAATGTCGAAGACCGTAAAGGATTTGACCGCTGGGACCGCTGGTGGAATTGCCCAGGTCGGTTTGACCGTATGTTTGATGCATGATCTCCAGTTCACATGGTCGTTTTAGGTGCTCGTGGGCCAGCCATTTGACATTGTCAAAGTGGTCAGTTAGCCATAAATTCTTGTCCATCTTCCATTCCCATTCAATGCTGTTCTCCCATAGCGTATGCAAACTGCGCCCAAAGGGACATACAATGGAATGGTGCACTGTGCCGGCGGAATATTGAAAAACGAAGGTCCCTTGGCATTCTACAAGGTATTGCGCACCATGTGAACCCAGAGAGGGCCACTTCTGAAGTTATTTCAGGGCACCTTGACACCGCTTCTGGGCATTGGTGTTTGCGTGTCCATCCAATTTGGCGCTCTAGAATACGCCAAAAGAATATTTGCTTCCCAGAATGTCGCCcttgggagaggaggagaaggaggaaaggTACTGACTGGACAACAATTATTTGCAGCTGGTGTTTTTGCTGGTCTCTCAAATGGTGTCGTTTCAGGGCCCGTAGAACACATCCGTATTCGTGAGTTGCTAATCCCAAgtacctttttttttcgctaACACGCACCCGTCAGGATTACAGACTCAGTCAAATACCAACCCTCTGTATAATGGTCCTTGGGATGCTATCAAGAAAATTTACGGGCAAAGTGGTATTGCTGGCATTTACAAGGGACAAGCTGTTACCCTGTTGCGTGAAGCTTCCGGTTATGGTGTCTATTTCTTGACATACGAGAAGCTAGTCCAACGAGAGATGGCCAAGAAGAACATCAGACGAGATGAAATTCCCCTCATCAATGCAGTTGGAtatggtgctgctgctggatacgctgTGAGCCTTCAGCATTTCATTAAATGGTTCTAATTGACTAAAAACCAATAACATTAGCTATGGGCCATCATTTACCCCATCGATATGATCAAGTCTCGAATGCAAACGGATGGATTCTCGCCAGCCACTGGCCAGAAATATAAATCTACACTGGATTGTGTGCGCACTGTCTGGCGAACTGAAGGGCCTGGTGCTTTCATTCGAGGAATAGTCCCGACACTGATCCGGTATGTCAATTAAAGTTAAAAAACTAAACACATGCACTTACGCTCGTGTTACAGTTCGCCTTTCGCAAATGGTGCCACCTTCGTAGGGTTCGAAATGGCCATGCGTGTACTGGATAAACTATGATTACTTCTCATGGCTGTCAAAGCTGCGCAGACAATATTTGAATGGTTTTATTATCAATTTCCGCTGGGCACTCAGTAGTATACCCTTTCATAACCATGCAATAATATGCCCCCAACACACACCATCCTCGAGCACTAGAATGGCTAGACAGGATATAGACAGGCATTTAACACGTAATTGATGATTATAGGTTTTTTGTTGTACAACTTCTAATCCTGCTTCTCGCACAACTGTTTAATAAAGCATCCTTCGAAAGATTGTGGGATCGACCTCAACCTTCAATTGGGGTAGGGGCAATTTTGTCTTGATCCACGTCATATTGCCACAGCACAGCTTCTCCATCAAGGAAGGCTACTCCCATTTCAGATTCGAACCGCTCTGCCCACCAAATAAAGATATCTCGGGCGATTCTTTCTGCATGTGCGTCGACTAGAAAGCCTATAATTTGTATAACCTGAAGTCTGGGATATTTATCGAAGTTGATCGCCATTAAATGGTCTCGCAGAGTTGAAGATTTCTGGGGATATAGCCCGTCGAGTTTGCAGCCTCTAAAACCTATACGACGAAGAGTACGATGGATATGAGAAGTAATTTGCATTGCATTTGCAGGGAAGGAAATGGTGTCCAATATGGGACATAAATCTTGATTAAGGAATATATTGACGTTAACGTATGGTGTTGTTGGTTCGCGTATTTGGGATTCGGTTTCAAATTCTAGTGGGAGCGGGACGTCAACTGTTGTTATGAACGCCCCGTTTATCTTCAGAAAATTGGCCAAGAGCTTCTCGCTCTCAATGCACCAACCGGTGGTTTGAAGAGTGAGGTTTCTCAGCGATGGCATTGCTATGAAAGTCGCAACTTTTAAACATTCAGGACGCATGGACAGAATGAGATCTTGAAGGTATGGTAATTTTGGTGTGGGTGGTTCTGACCAAGTGTTTGGCTCGCTTCCCAGAAAATGATGGAGGTCAAGAGTACGGAGGGATTGGAAGGCTCCCAAAAATTCTGGCGTTGTAGCTGTAAGAAATTTAGATTGTCGTAATGGCTTGGGGGTTGTTTCTTTCCAAAACAATGCACGCAGTGAAGGGCCAAGAAGTTTCGCTACCGCCTGCAGAAAGTCGACATGAATAAGATTTGTCCAGTTTCCGCTCAAGATCCTGAGCTCTGG from Psilocybe cubensis strain MGC-MH-2018 chromosome 2, whole genome shotgun sequence encodes the following:
- a CDS encoding putative mitochondrial carrier C4G9.20c; translated protein: MSKTVKDLTAGTAGGIAQVLVGQPFDIVKVRMQTAPKGTYNGMVHCAGGILKNEGPLAFYKGTLTPLLGIGVCVSIQFGALEYAKRIFASQNVALGRGGEGGKVLTGQQLFAAGVFAGLSNGVVSGPVEHIRIRLQTQSNTNPLYNGPWDAIKKIYGQSGIAGIYKGQAVTLLREASGYGVYFLTYEKLVQREMAKKNIRRDEIPLINAVGYGAAAGYALWAIIYPIDMIKSRMQTDGFSPATGQKYKSTLDCVRTVWRTEGPGAFIRGIVPTLIRSPFANGATFVGFEMAMRVLDKL
- a CDS encoding Transcriptional regulator CRZ1; the protein is MDTGEQPEEEWDDDEDYDDDDDADIDAEAQEIARRLGEQLWADITKVTAENAASAETVPIPIEGRNIPTASGGSHAAAAQVISHLPRKEEAIVATMKAILTLVENDPLAKSTLVSTTIPNGPNVHDILLQCSTLGTISSGIAGPLSQVIVTLARSTSLFGNLKQSNASAIQLDKGKRKREFDDGNYQPTYAFKRPYMPDFDLQNQVVEAVRIISQALGTSPSQALDPALVSSIRLQLHQVFLFAVTSAAVAGPTMHALQEIGGLIQVIGVLSGIQIGHSPDNIPHPHGQSFGANASYPWSQNQHSATTDIGTAVYPCLVVGCHKVFSRLYTLRAHQRSHASHRPYRCSVCPASFARNHDLKRHLKLHDKKAWKCEGCHKIFSRRDAIKRHKTGTKNRGPKSEICLMADIIEVQLDGEEGEDTLREERRAKIWNGIVVNEASGVSTSNIQNHFRDIKTIDEGEINPAVIAHIQSSVLGLHGLLQVLVGNALGNPVGHPSTVPMDPSAGQATLASVIARAQSQSIPASTFVTSPLSGNGTFGEASDNSVGTNAPTSDENLVLPQTAGENPEIPQPPHTSLSMYGLSDEQAQLLEIAIASAASAAQAQAEAEAALEEEEEDYDQDDNDYDDSEMEQDKEPVPE
- a CDS encoding Chitinase A1, whose product is MSNITPVKKTFLAAPYFAVVGASKDTTKYGTRILKWYQARTFNVTPVHPKEKELEGLSTIPTIGELPSPKETSISIITPPKVTLSILQQAKDLEVPALWLQPGAEDDAVIDYVKANGLEDKVIYGGPCLLVEGDDIARSFNSTISAAWYTGWHATDFPLSNVSWSKYTHLTYAFAITTPDVNILSLDSSDVKLLPQFVSLAKQHGVKASISIGGWTGSRYFSSNVRTATNRTAFVKTVTSLAEKYNLDGVDFDWEFPGIQGIGCNLVDPNDTNNFLAFLHELRNTPTGKNLILSAATFDTPWVDSTGLPSMNISEFSQVLDYIAIMNYDVKSNASVGAGPSSPLDDSCAPVGARFGSAVSAVKDWTSAGMPAHQIVLGVPAYGHSFVAAIPYLGGSNTTLQNPQFLYYPPYAVNASRRGDRWDGDGGLDVCGVLEGPGGIYTYWGLMEEGFLNQDGSVKDGILSRFDNCSQTPSLYNKTSGIYVSYDNAQSFAIKGGFIQAAGLKGFAIWEAGGDFNDTLLDSILNATQNGGPNLVSSWNTTQGGNNLPHSSGFSERLEGAQAVWHALLFLVVIALYAS
- a CDS encoding Cysteine synthase 2; this translates as MPDDVAEEKVKALQALGAEVQKVRPASIVDKKQNLAKQQASNYGQTDIIDEKNLEMNIRHISHTFESPSTSVLVAEPPQHVHFEESQGNGLSNDNNQARGYFADQFENKSNFYAHYNGTGPEIWRQTSGRIDAFVAGAGTGGTVAGTGQYLKSMNQDLLVAIADPDGSGLYNKVKYGVMFDRKESEGTKRRHQVDTVVEGIGINRLTRNIELALPILDDAFRITDAEAVAMSRYLVKHDGLFLGSSSACNLVACVKLAKQKGWTHGKTIVTILCDSGTRHYSKNSHATPRNDDYLRNANIPIDPKIMEDMLQTDSRP